Genomic window (Hydrogenimonas cancrithermarum):
TTTCAACGCCAAAGAGAGCACACCCACCAAGCTGGTCTTCGACTGTGATATGGAGCGCTCGGAAGTGTGCGACTCCGACGAATCACACGTCCATCACATCATCCTCGAACTCTCCAACAACAAAAACCACCTGAAGTCTTCCTATCTCGTATGGAAGGACGGCGAGTTGGCCACAAAGCACTCAATCTACCATTTCGACAGAAGATAGTCTTTAAAGATAGGGCGTTTCCGCTCTATCTTTATCGGAACCTCCAGGCAAAAAAGGGATCTATTTTCTCGTGTCGTTTGGGAGAAAAGTCTTTTCGAAGACCTGCACTCCCGCCATCAGCCAGATCGTTGCCTGCTGGGTGAATATTTGGCTCTCTATAGCCGAGGCTTTGGCACGAGCGGCGGAGAGGTCGGCAATGGCGCGGCTCAGTTCGTCGGCGCTGGCAAGCTGGTTTTCGAAGCGTCCTTTCGTGAGCTTATAATACTCCTTCTGCGCTTTGACCTCCATTTTTGCACTCAGCAGCTTCGACTGCAGGGCGGCCAGCTCCAAAAATGCGTTTTCCAGTTCGGTTTTGACACGATTTTTGTAGTCGTTCAGTGCGGTGGTCTGCGCCAGGGTTTTGTAACGGGCCGCTTCGTAACTTTTTTTGTCGGCGAAACCGTTGAAGAGGTTCCACGAAAGGGCCGCACCGACATAGCTCTGGTCGGGGTTGGTGAAGCCGTCGCCGTTCAGTTCGGGAGTGTCGCCTCTGCGCTTGAGTTCCGCCGCCAGGCCGACGGTAGGGTAGTAGCGGCTTTTGGCAAGGGTTTCGACACTTTTGTCGATCTTCAATGCGCGCTGCAGGGCTGCGATATCCTCCCGGTTCCGCAAAGCGGCAGTAAGAATCTCGTGTCTGTCGAATTTTTCTGATCTGTTTGAAGAAAATTCAACCGATTCGACGGGATGGTCGAGGAGATAAGAGAGCTGGTTGAGGAGCTGATCTTTTCGGCTTTCGGCTCCGATGATCTCGGCCTCGATGGCATAGCGTTTCGCTTCGATGTTGTAGAGGTCGGCCGGCGGAAGCATGCCGTTGTCATAGAGCCCTTTTGCCTTGTTGTAGGCATCGTCGATCGCCTTTTTCGCCTCTTTTTTGGCATTGAATACCTCTTCGGCGGCGTGTACTGCACCGAAAAGCCGCGTCGCCTGCAGATAGAGGTTGCGCTTGAGATCGAGCACTTCGAGCGTCGCTTTTTCATACTCGAACTTTGCTTTGTCGATGGATGCGGTGACGGCATAACCGGTGAAGAGAGGGTAGGAGAGTTTCAGCGATCCCGTGAAGTTTCGTTTGGTCGCCATCGGTGCGGTCAGCGACGGGTTGCCCGGTATATGAAACGTCACCGTCGGCGTATCTTTTAGCCATGCGGCGCTGAATTGCGCATCGAGAGCCGGCAGATTTTTTCCTTTCGCCGCTTCTGCCATCGACTTTGCGGCTTCCTGGAGCTGCCGGGCACTTTTGAGTGCGAGCGCGTTGTCCACATCGTGAATGATCTCCTGATAGGTTTGTGCATAGATCAGCGCAGGCAACAGCAGTAAAGAAAAGCGTCTCATTTTTTCTCCTTCGCAGGTTTTATTTTAACAAAGAGAAGCAATACGAAAACGGAACCGAGAATGCCCCAGTATCCAGCGTGCATGAATGTATTGTAAAAACCGTAGTTGTAACTCATGAAAGTCTCATAGTTAATGAAGATCGCCTTGATCTGATCCATCGAAATCCCCAGCTGTTCCTGTATCGATGTCAGATAATGCCTGAGATATTCGATATTTTGCAGCTCCTCCATCCGAAGAAAGTGGAGGTTTTTGAAGTATTCCATGTTGTTCGTCGCGAGTGCGGTACCGAAACTTCCGCCAACGAATCGGAAGTAGTCCATCAGTACGATCGCGAGCTCCCCTTTGTGCGCCGGGGCGTTTTGGAGTACCATCACCGTCACGGGAGCGAAAAAGAGGCCCATTCCGATACCGAAGGGGATCGTCAGAAGCATCGCCTGCGAAAGCGGCGTATAGTAGTTGAGCGACGGCAGAAAGGTGATGGAGGTGACGACGTAGAAGATCGAAGCGATAAAGACCGTGCGCTTCGCCCCGATCTTGTCAGACAATATACCTGCGAGTGGGGAGAAGAGGCCGATGAAGATGGCGAACGCGAAGACGGCGATACCTGCATCGAGTGTCGGCAGCATCTTGATATGTTCGTAGTAGACGGGCAGAAGGTAGAAGTATTGGTACATCGAAAAACCGAGGATGAAGAAGTAGATCATCATGCCGTTGGCGAACGCGGAGTTTTTGAAAAGCGAAAAATCGATGAGTTTGTACTTCGACCAGAGTTCGCTGAGCGCATAAAGAAGAAATCCGATGATGCTGAAAAGCAGCAACAAACCGATCAGCGAACTGTTGAACCACCCCATCTGCTGGCCGCGGCTGAGCATGATCAGCAGCGAGACTGTCGCGAACGACAAAAGCAGGAAACTGATGAAGTTGAACTTCAGTTTTTGGAAAAAACTCTCTTTCGGAAGGTAGACGATCCCCGAAATTACGAGCAACAGTCCTACGGGTACGTTGATGAAAAAGACCATCCGCCAGTTGTAGTACTCGGTCAGATAGCCGCCGATGGTTGGGCCAAGGGCAGGTGCGAAACTGACGCCCAGACCGTAGAGGCCCATCGCCAAGCCTTGCTTTTCAGGCGGGAAGTAGCTGAAGATCATGATATGGCTGGTGACCATGATGAGCGCTTCTCCGACTCCTTGGATGACGCGGAAAATGATGATCTCCTCCAGTGTCGAAGAGAGGCCGCACATCAGTGACGCCGCTGTAAAGAGTGCGATACCCGAAAGAAAAACCGCTTTCGCCCCAAAGCGTTTGATCAGATATTCGGTAATGAGCAGCGCAATGGCTGCGGCTACCATATAGCTGGTGATGATCCACTGTACGCCGTACATGTCGCTTGCCAGGGGACCGGTCAGCTTGGGAACGATCACATCCACGACGGTTGTGTCCAAAATCGCCATGAATGCGCCTGCCATGACGATGATGCTGAAGATGGCACGCTCTTTCGACGTAATCTCCCAAGGTTTTTTGCCTTCGGGTGTCGTGACGTCTCCAGCAGCCATTGCCATCACTCAATTCCTCTCGATAGCAACGGTGGCTCCCATGCCTGCGCGCAATCCCTCGATCGTATCCAGTGTGATACGTACGACGAAGCGCTGGTCGAGTTTGGTGAATTCTCCGCTGGCGATATCGCGTGGGACAAGACTGAAGGTCGAAGCGGATGTCGGGGCGATCGACTCCACTTTGCCGTGATACTCTTTACCTTTAACCGCATCCACTTTGATCGTCACATCGTTGCCCGGTTCGACGCCATGTAGTTTTTTCTCGGAAAGAAGCACTTCACAATAAAGTGTCTTCAAATCGGCAATGGCATAGACAGGAGAACCTTTTTCGACAACGTGTGGCGCGTCGAACAGCTTCTTCGCGACGATGCCGTCGAAAGGGGCATAAAGTTTTGTATAACCGATCTTGTTTTCGATGGCTTCGAGCGATTTTGTCTGGGCTTTGAGCTGTTCCACCTGCGCTTCGATCTGCTTTTCGATCTCTTTGATCCGGTGAATATCGACGATGGAGAGTTGGTAGGCCTTTTGAACTTTCGACCGGTTGGCACTCAAAACCTCATACTTTTTTTCCATCGCTTCGATCTCGTCGGCGAGTGCGTCACGGTTCGTTTTGACACTCTCGTAATCGGTCGAAGCGATAAGCTTCTGCTCCAGCATCTTTTCGAAACGTTCGACATCCTTGTCCAGTTTTTTCAGCCGGGTTTTGGCAGCTTCGATGGTGTAACGAAGAGAGGCTTTCTCTTTATTTAGTATCTCGATGTCGGTTCCTGCGATCTGGCGTCGAAGCTCGAGGCTCTTTTCCAGTCTGATTTTTTTGAGGCGCATCGCTTCGATCGACTTTTCCAGGCTTTTGATCGAGTGGATCAGTTTCTCTTTCGTCGTAATGAAATCGACAGGATCGATAAGGGCGAGAAGTTCACCTTTTCGTACCGCTTCGTTCTCGTTCTTTTTCATCTCGATCACTTTGCCTCCCACTTTGAAGCCTACCATCGAGATGTTGTCGCTTTTGATAAATGCCGCATCGCTGACGGCATTTTTCGAGCGGTAATGGAGATAATCGTATCCCATATAGGTAAAAAGGAGAATCAGGCCCAGAATGATGAAGCTACCGAGACGTTTTGACATTCCCATCCTTCAGAAGTGAATCAAATTCACAAAAATATTAACTAATTCCAGATTAAGAGTTTCTGATATAAAATCTAAATCGATATCGATGGATGGAGCAGTCGTGAAAGAGATTATCAAACAGAAAGTCCTGGAGACCAAAAAAAATCTGGTACTCGAAGAGATTTCCAAAATATTCGAGAGTGAAGGGTTCTCTTCAGTCAAAATGCAGGAGATCGCCAATAGGCTGGGAATATCGGTAGGCGCGCTCTACAAACTTTTCTCATCGAAAGAGGAGATGTACTATGCCTATATCGAATACCAGATCCATCGGTTCCATACGCTTCTGCTCCAGAAATGCTCTACATCATCGGATCCGAAAACATGTTTACAGCGTTACGTCGAGTTGAAGTTCGAAGTGTTCGCATCCAAACGCAAGGCTCTCGAAGACCCTGTTGTCGGAGACCCGCTCTTCTTCGTCAAGATGAACACCCAAAAAAACGACCCCGCCAAGCCGATCTTCGGATTTCTCGCCGATCTTTTTCAGCGGCTCGACAGCGTCGAACCACTCAAAGAGAAAAACTACATGAAACTCGCCTATCTGTTCAATGCCTTCACGATGGGATATGTCGAATACTGGATCCATTACGGTGAAAAGCTCGACGAGAATGCGGCAAGGGTACTCGAAGCGTTTCTGGAGGGGATGAAAGCATGAAAAAAATTTCACTGGTGCTCGGCAGCGGCGGCGCACGCGGATATGCCCATATCGGGGTCATCGAAGAGCTCGAAAAGCATGGATACGAAATCGTCTCGATCAGCGGCGCATCGATGGGTGCGCTGATAGGGGGGCTCTATGCCTGCGGGAAGTTGAATGCGTATAAAGCGTGGGTACTCGAACTCGACGCACTCGATGTCGCTTCGCTACTGGATATCTCTTTCTCCCGCGGCGGGATCATCGAAGGGGAGAAAGTGTTCGGCAAACTCTCCAAGATCATCGGCCGGCAGCGTATCGAGGAACTACCTTTGAAATTTACCGCGGTTGCGACCGATATCGTGAAGCAGAAGGAGGTATGGTTTCAGCAAGGCGATCTGCTCGAGGCGATTCGTGCTTCCATCGCCATTCCTTCCGTCTTCACACCGGTCAAGATGGGAAAAATGGTTCTCGTCGACGGTGGTGCCCTGAACCCACTCCCCGTCGCGCCGACCCAGTCGGACCTGACCGATCTGACGATCGCGGTCAATCTGTACGGAGAGATTCCCAAACCGAAGCTGAAAACGGAAGCGACGGAGACAGCACGTAAAAACAAGATCGAGCGGGTCGTAAAAGATCTTTTTACAAAAGCGAAAGAAGATAAAAAATTTACGATGTTCGACGTTTTGGATAAGACGTTCGATACAATGCAGGATGCCTTGACGAGATACCGCATCGGTGGATATCCCCCCGACATCATGATCGACATCTCGATGCATGTGTGCAACACCTTCGATTTCCACAAAGCGGCCGAAGTGATCGAAGCGGGTCGTTTGGCGACGAGAGAGAGACTCAAAACAGTGAAGGAGAGTCGATGGAACGGCTGAAGAAGTATTGGCTCGGGATCGTAGCGGTACTGCTGCTTGGCGTGGCAGCCGTGATGATCTACGAAAAACTGAATCCCAAACAAGTGCCTTCGAATCTGGTAGAGGGTGTCGGCCGCATCGACGGCGATCTTGTCGACCTCAATGTAAAATACCCCGGGCGGCTCGAGCAAGTAGCCGTCGAAGACGGCATGCCCATCAAAAAGGGCGATATTGTCGCCAGACTCAAAAGCTTGGAGTATGAAGCGAAGCTGGCACAGGTGACGGCACAGCTTCGGGCGAAGCAAAAGGAACTGAATGCGAAAAAGACGGAACTGAACATCGCGAAAAAGACGATTCCTCTCGCACTCAGACGGGCCGATTCGGCACGAAAAACCCGCAGAGCGCAGCTCCAAGAGCTCGAAAAGAGTATCGAAGCACAAAAAAGAGTCGTAGAGCAGGATGATCGCGACTACGAGCGAACGAAAAATCTCTATGAAAAACGACTGATCCAAAAAGAGCTTCTCGAGAAAGCGGCATTGAAAAGGGATACCGACAGAGACAGACTCGCCGCACTCGGGCATAAAAGAGAACAGCTCCGTGCCGCCATCGAAATCGCCGAAGCGGACTTTGCGGAAGCGAAGGCCGCACAGCGAAAGATCGACGCACTCGAAGAGGGGATAGAAGCGCTGAGGGAGGGGGTACAGGCGATGAAAGATGCACGCGGCGAAGTCGAAGCCGTGCTCGAGGAGATGACGATTCGCTCTCCGATCGACGGTTTTGTCGTAGAGAAGATCGCCAATGCAGGTGAAGTGCTCGGCGCCGGCATGCCTGTCGCATCGCTGATCGATCCCCACTCTCTCTATCTCAAAATCTTTGTCGATACGATTCAAAACGGCAAGATAAAAATCGGAGACAAAGCGGTCATTTTCCTCGATTCCTGGCCCGACCGGCCGATCGAAGCGAAGGTGGTACGCATCGCACAGAATGCCGAGTTCACCCCCAAAGAGGTGAGTGTACGCAGCGACCGCATTCAGCGTGTTTATGCCCTCCATCTCAAACCTTTGAAGGTCGATCCACTTCTGAAACTCGGCCTTCCCGCCATCGGAGTCGTTTCACTCGACGGCAAGGGCCTGCCAAAATCACTCCGTGAGCTGCCGCCCCTATGAAAAAGATCGATAAAAATGTGGTGATGCTCGGATGGGTCAGCTTCTTCACCGATATGGCGTCGGCGATGATCAACCCCATTCTGCCCATTTTTGTCGTCACGATTCTGCACGAAGGGATGGACAAGCTCGGTATCATCGTCGCCGTCGCCACGTTTGTCTCCTATTCGCTGCGGTTGATTTCGGGCTATATCAGCGACAGGTACGGCATCGTCAAGCCGCTTGTCGTCGGAGGGTATGCGCTTTCGGCTTTCAGCAAGCCGCTTATCGGATTGACCCACAGTTACAAAGGGGTCGCGGCACTCAAGGCATTCGAGCGTTTCGGCAAGGGGCTGCGTTCCGCCCCCAAAGACCTGATGATCGCCCACTACAGCGAAAAGAGGGCGTCGGGCCGTACGTTCGGATTCCATAAAACACTCGACATCGCCGGTGAACTCAGCGGCATACTGATTTTGCTGGGCCTTCTCTACACGCTGGGGCAGGGCGAAGCGGTCATGCGCAATATCTTCTTTGCCACACTCGTTCCCGGCGTGATCAGTCTCTTTATCGTCCTCTTTTTCGTTCGCGACATCCCAAAACCTTCCAAAAGAGAGGGCAAATCGCGTTTCAAATTCACCGCAAACGACAAAGCGGCCATCCGCTCGCTTCTGTTTTACTTCCTGTTTCTGCTCTTTGTCTTCAATGAAGCATTCTTCACGATGCAGGCAAAAGGTATCGGGATCGCGACAGTGATGATACCGCTTCTATTTGTCGTATCGACCGGTATGCAGACCCTCACAAGCTACATCTTCGGTGTATGGATCG
Coding sequences:
- a CDS encoding TolC family protein, whose product is MRRFSLLLLPALIYAQTYQEIIHDVDNALALKSARQLQEAAKSMAEAAKGKNLPALDAQFSAAWLKDTPTVTFHIPGNPSLTAPMATKRNFTGSLKLSYPLFTGYAVTASIDKAKFEYEKATLEVLDLKRNLYLQATRLFGAVHAAEEVFNAKKEAKKAIDDAYNKAKGLYDNGMLPPADLYNIEAKRYAIEAEIIGAESRKDQLLNQLSYLLDHPVESVEFSSNRSEKFDRHEILTAALRNREDIAALQRALKIDKSVETLAKSRYYPTVGLAAELKRRGDTPELNGDGFTNPDQSYVGAALSWNLFNGFADKKSYEAARYKTLAQTTALNDYKNRVKTELENAFLELAALQSKLLSAKMEVKAQKEYYKLTKGRFENQLASADELSRAIADLSAARAKASAIESQIFTQQATIWLMAGVQVFEKTFLPNDTRK
- a CDS encoding DHA2 family efflux MFS transporter permease subunit; translated protein: MAMAAGDVTTPEGKKPWEITSKERAIFSIIVMAGAFMAILDTTVVDVIVPKLTGPLASDMYGVQWIITSYMVAAAIALLITEYLIKRFGAKAVFLSGIALFTAASLMCGLSSTLEEIIIFRVIQGVGEALIMVTSHIMIFSYFPPEKQGLAMGLYGLGVSFAPALGPTIGGYLTEYYNWRMVFFINVPVGLLLVISGIVYLPKESFFQKLKFNFISFLLLSFATVSLLIMLSRGQQMGWFNSSLIGLLLLFSIIGFLLYALSELWSKYKLIDFSLFKNSAFANGMMIYFFILGFSMYQYFYLLPVYYEHIKMLPTLDAGIAVFAFAIFIGLFSPLAGILSDKIGAKRTVFIASIFYVVTSITFLPSLNYYTPLSQAMLLTIPFGIGMGLFFAPVTVMVLQNAPAHKGELAIVLMDYFRFVGGSFGTALATNNMEYFKNLHFLRMEELQNIEYLRHYLTSIQEQLGISMDQIKAIFINYETFMSYNYGFYNTFMHAGYWGILGSVFVLLLFVKIKPAKEKK
- a CDS encoding HlyD family secretion protein, yielding MSKRLGSFIILGLILLFTYMGYDYLHYRSKNAVSDAAFIKSDNISMVGFKVGGKVIEMKKNENEAVRKGELLALIDPVDFITTKEKLIHSIKSLEKSIEAMRLKKIRLEKSLELRRQIAGTDIEILNKEKASLRYTIEAAKTRLKKLDKDVERFEKMLEQKLIASTDYESVKTNRDALADEIEAMEKKYEVLSANRSKVQKAYQLSIVDIHRIKEIEKQIEAQVEQLKAQTKSLEAIENKIGYTKLYAPFDGIVAKKLFDAPHVVEKGSPVYAIADLKTLYCEVLLSEKKLHGVEPGNDVTIKVDAVKGKEYHGKVESIAPTSASTFSLVPRDIASGEFTKLDQRFVVRITLDTIEGLRAGMGATVAIERN
- a CDS encoding TetR/AcrR family transcriptional regulator, whose translation is MDGAVVKEIIKQKVLETKKNLVLEEISKIFESEGFSSVKMQEIANRLGISVGALYKLFSSKEEMYYAYIEYQIHRFHTLLLQKCSTSSDPKTCLQRYVELKFEVFASKRKALEDPVVGDPLFFVKMNTQKNDPAKPIFGFLADLFQRLDSVEPLKEKNYMKLAYLFNAFTMGYVEYWIHYGEKLDENAARVLEAFLEGMKA
- a CDS encoding patatin-like phospholipase family protein, whose protein sequence is MKKISLVLGSGGARGYAHIGVIEELEKHGYEIVSISGASMGALIGGLYACGKLNAYKAWVLELDALDVASLLDISFSRGGIIEGEKVFGKLSKIIGRQRIEELPLKFTAVATDIVKQKEVWFQQGDLLEAIRASIAIPSVFTPVKMGKMVLVDGGALNPLPVAPTQSDLTDLTIAVNLYGEIPKPKLKTEATETARKNKIERVVKDLFTKAKEDKKFTMFDVLDKTFDTMQDALTRYRIGGYPPDIMIDISMHVCNTFDFHKAAEVIEAGRLATRERLKTVKESRWNG
- a CDS encoding HlyD family secretion protein — its product is MERLKKYWLGIVAVLLLGVAAVMIYEKLNPKQVPSNLVEGVGRIDGDLVDLNVKYPGRLEQVAVEDGMPIKKGDIVARLKSLEYEAKLAQVTAQLRAKQKELNAKKTELNIAKKTIPLALRRADSARKTRRAQLQELEKSIEAQKRVVEQDDRDYERTKNLYEKRLIQKELLEKAALKRDTDRDRLAALGHKREQLRAAIEIAEADFAEAKAAQRKIDALEEGIEALREGVQAMKDARGEVEAVLEEMTIRSPIDGFVVEKIANAGEVLGAGMPVASLIDPHSLYLKIFVDTIQNGKIKIGDKAVIFLDSWPDRPIEAKVVRIAQNAEFTPKEVSVRSDRIQRVYALHLKPLKVDPLLKLGLPAIGVVSLDGKGLPKSLRELPPL
- a CDS encoding MFS transporter; amino-acid sequence: MKKIDKNVVMLGWVSFFTDMASAMINPILPIFVVTILHEGMDKLGIIVAVATFVSYSLRLISGYISDRYGIVKPLVVGGYALSAFSKPLIGLTHSYKGVAALKAFERFGKGLRSAPKDLMIAHYSEKRASGRTFGFHKTLDIAGELSGILILLGLLYTLGQGEAVMRNIFFATLVPGVISLFIVLFFVRDIPKPSKREGKSRFKFTANDKAAIRSLLFYFLFLLFVFNEAFFTMQAKGIGIATVMIPLLFVVSTGMQTLTSYIFGVWIDRYGVNRIMAIAYTCGAAAQLLLWVQTPLLTWVAYGFLGLFTVASLNANRALIAKKADNRGSVYGIFYASVALFGALGAYICGMIWEHFGMDTALIYAMSGTGVMTLLFLMIKGWRHAE